A single genomic interval of Lathyrus oleraceus cultivar Zhongwan6 chromosome 7, CAAS_Psat_ZW6_1.0, whole genome shotgun sequence harbors:
- the LOC127100429 gene encoding uncharacterized protein LOC127100429 isoform X24 produces the protein MPSKESKITGIPGPKSNVSANATTTRSGMLSSGSSKRNQNAHPSLPKNPTPSIPSLSKNPTPSIPRMSKNPTPSISSLSKNPTYVPSIPKVDMADKCSVSRSLTKQAGKLSDTPVSILRPPSRMDQTTHQTGTIKSSGLRKPSPSIGFFSQVKASGSHSLQKSSIPCKPSESNIPKLRKLGTVSVKEARSKIVKGAAKNRTKELSHSDVNSEAIVPIDNKQKAGVEVDFDSSSFEIISKQAEVENILDDVILKSKEQGELHENEIISSMENMVLPTHEKEFLTKSQTHEQLEKDADHTLEKMSDTNELSLSDVKPEAIVQIDNKQMAGVEVDCDSSIFEIISKQAEVENILDDVILKSKEQGELHENEIISSMENMVLPTREKEFLTKSQTHEQLEKEADHTLEKVSDTKELSLSDVKPEAIMQIDNKQMAGVEVDCDSSVFEIISKQAEVENILDDVILKSKEQGELHENEIISSMENMVLPTHEKEFLTKSQTHEQLEKEADHTLEKVSDTKELSLSDVKPEAIVQIDNKQMAGVEVDCDSSVFEIISKQAEVENILDDVILKSKEQGELHENEIISSMENMVLPTHEKEFLTKSQTHEQLEKEADHTLEKVSDTKELSLSDVKPEAIVQIDNKQMPGVEGDCDSSIFEIISKQAEVENILDDVILKSKEQGELHENEIISSMENMVIPTHENELLKKSQTHEQLEKEADHTLDNKLYDVTSNGDRSSYQEPQSTLFPIMQRTSNTVQNTIGQDEDDQIKGPTGDIPPFKESLILQAEFSGEFKGYKSAKTALLNSSLDDFCKTVPEGSKQGTPCKNTEQVNCGADEFGRYEGDAQGHLLNESLIINCKKTTQSNLDAVSQQLQADQPKALNPSGVEEIGPEKENISDMNSSQPVHVTSLFSKGSPENSILGINDASEDESKIIEIKDCQLPVDDQLGFILRSPVDKECDQVIDSKAIRDRTPEFELDRLSENCITVSASSLADDNNINEDSYLPGFQKSSAVVAVNSQDVHLDSDFLPKVIVSSTEIKEQNLVEDAFEGCGFHSNEHNATNHHIEDMSVNIEGNHDVDGKVELLQINDVDEKAEFLQINDVDEKMELLQINDVEDGNHDVDEKVELLQINDVEDGNHVVLQIKDVDEKVELLQINDVEDENHDVDEKVELLQINGAEDGNRDVDEKVELLQINDVDEMVELLQINDVDEKVELLQLNDVEDGNHDVDEKVELLQINGAEDGNRDVDEKVELLQINGAEDKNRDVDEKVELLQINNVDEKVELLQINDVEDGNHDVDEKVELLQINGAEDGNRDVDEKVELLQINDVDEKVELLQINDVDKTVELLQINDVEDGNHDVDEKAELLQINGAEDGNHDVDEKVELLQINGAEDGNHDVDEKVELLQINGADDGNCDVDEKVELLQINDVDEKVELLQINDVEDGNHDVDEKVELLQINGAEDGNHDVEDKVELLQINDAEEGLSDILPLVETQLNMNFFSSEFDSSIEVSEDPFSTAVSLICEKQCSLSENSKLLSSDMLVNKDGNQGVDEKVELLQINGAEEGSLDISPSVEIQLENVISAEFDSSTKVSEDPCLLSEKSKLLASENSIFNATIPQGSEVSSMKLNENAISAELGSSIDVSEGPCLLSEKSKLLASENSIFNATIPEGSEVSSVKLNRNAISADLDSSIQVSEGPFTSAVAWKSEEQCLLSEKSKLLDSDNSIFIETILQGNEVGSVNSESLSDAAVTTVFENDKSPNTDMASQSKDKIDFPEEDNGKIIHLEIDATKTKQEVPIAKPPLNVAPFTEEWLAAIEAAGEEILMMKSGAVQNSPPDKVQNEPNPWSPVKKNQEIGPFDCTKITKHNIQSSDPS, from the exons ATGCCGAGTAAAGAGTCAAAAATCACTGGGATACCAGGACCAAAATCCAATGTTTCTGCAAATGCAACTACCACTAGGAGTGGAATGTTGAGCTCAGGTTCCTCAAAAAGAAATCAGAATGCACATCCTA GCCTGCCAAAAAATCCTACGCCAAGCATCCCTAGCCTATCAAAAAATCCTACGCCAAGCATCCCTCGCATGTCAAAAAATCCTACACCAAGCATCTCTAGCCTGTCAAAAAATCCTACATATGTTCCAAGCATCCCTAAAGTTGATATGGCTGACAAGTGTTCTGTTAGTAGAAGTCTTACCAAGCAGGCTGGAAAACTTTCG GATACCCCAGTTTCCATACTACGTCCACCATCCAGAATGGATCAAACAACGCATCAAACAGGGACAATAAAATCATCAGGCCTACGGAAGCCATCTCCCTCCATTGGTTTCTTTTCTCAG GTAAAAGCTTCCGGTTCACACAGCTTGCAGAAAAGCTCCATACCCTGCAAACCTTCAGAGAGTAACATTCCTAAACTAAGGAAGTTGGGAACAGTTTCTGTTAAAGAAGCAAGGTCCAAAATTGTCAAAGGGGCAGCAAAGAATCGTACTAAGGAATTAAGCCATTCAGATGTCAACTCAGAAGCAATTGTGCCAATAGACAATAAGCAGAAGGCTGGTGTAGAAGTGGATTTTGATTCTTCTAGTTTTGAAATAATAAGTAAGCAAGCAGAGGTTGAAAACATTCTTGATGATGTCATCTTAAAATCTAAGGAGCAAGGAGAACTACATGAAAATGAGATCATTTCAAGCATGGAGAACATGGTATTACCTACACATGAAAAGGAATTTCTTACGAAGAGTCAGACACACGAGCAGTTGGAGAAAGACGCTGACCACACTCTGGAGAAAATGTCAGACACTAATGAATTAAGCCTTTCAGATGTCAAGCCAGAAGCAATCGTGCAAATAGACAATAAGCAGATGGCTGGTGTAGAAGTGGATTGTGATTCTTCGATTTTTGAAATAATAAGTAAGCAAGCAGAGGTTGAAAACATTCTTGATGATGTCATCTTAAAATCCAAGGAACAAGGAGAACTACATGAAAATGAGATCATTTCTAGCATGGAGAACATGGTATTACCTACACGTGAAAAGGAATTTCTTACAAAGAGTCAGACACATGAGCAGTTGGAGAAAGAGGCTGACCACACTCTGGAGAAAGTGTCAGACACTAAGGAATTAAGCCTTTCAGACGTCAAGCCAGAAGCAATCATGCAAATAGACAATAAGCAGATGGCTGGTGTAGAAGTGGATTGTGATTCTTCGGTTTTTGAAATAATAAGTAAGCAAGCAGAGGTTGAAAACATTCTTGATGATGTCATCTTAAAATCTAAGGAGCAAGGAGAACTACATGAAAATGAGATCATTTCAAGCATGGAGAACATGGTATTACCTACACATGAAAAGGAATTTCTTACGAAGAGTCAGACACATGAGCAGTTGGAGAAAGAGGCTGACCACACTCTGGAGAAAGTGTCAGACACTAAGGAATTAAGCCTTTCAGATGTCAAGCCAGAAGCAATCGTGCAAATAGACAATAAGCAGATGGCTGGTGTAGAAGTGGATTGTGATTCTTCGGTTTTTGAAATAATAAGTAAGCAAGCAGAGGTTGAAAACATTCTTGATGATGTTATCTTAAAATCCAAGGAACAAGGAGAACTACATGAAAATGAGATCATTTCTAGCATGGAGAACATGGTATTACCTACACATGAAAAGGAATTTCTTACAAAGAGTCAGACACATGAGCAGTTGGAGAAAGAGGCTGACCACACTCTGGAGAAAGTGTCAGACACTAAGGAATTAAGCCTTTCAGATGTCAAGCCAGAAGCAATCGTGCAAATAGACAATAAGCAGATGCCTGGTGTAGAAGGGGATTGTGATTCTTCGATTTTTGAAATAATAAGTAAGCAAGCAGAGGTTGAAAACATTCTTGATGATGTCATCTTAAAATCCAAGGAGCAAGGAGAACTACATGAAAATGAGATCATTTCTAGCATGGAGAACATGGTAATACCTACACATGAGAATGAACTTCTTAAAAAGAGTCAGACACATGAGCAGTTGGAGAAAGAGGCCGACCACACTCTGGATAACAAGTTATATGATGTTACGTCAAATGGGGACCGGTCTTCATATCAGGAACCACAGTCTACGCTCTTTCCTATCATGCAGAGAACTTCTAATACTGTGCAGAATACCATAGGACAAGATGAAGATGATCAAATCAAAGGGCCCACCGGTGACATTCCGCCTTTCAAGGAAAGTTTGATACTACAGGCAGAGTTTTCAGGAGAGTTTAAGGGATACAAGAGTGCCAAGACTGCACTTTTAAATTCTAGCCTTGATGATTTTTGCAAAACTGTCCCCGAAGGATCTAAACAAGGAACCCCGTGTAAGAATACTGAACAGGTAAATTGTGGTGCTGATGAATTTGGTAGATATGAAGGAGATGCACAGGGGCATTTATTGAACGAGAGTCTCATAATCAATTGCAAAAAAACCACCCAAAGTAATTTAGACGCAGTTAGTCAGCAGTTACAGGCAGACCAACCCAAGGCTCTAAATCCTAGTGGTGTAGAAGAAATTGGACCGGAAAAAGAAAATATCTCTGATATGAACAGTTCTCAGCCAGTTCATGTGACGAGCTTATTTTCCAAAGGTTCTCCTGAAAATTCCATACTAGGAATCAATGACGCTTCTGAGGATGAATCTAAAATAATTGAGATCAAAGACTGTCAGCTTCCTGTAGATGATCAATTAGGTTTCATCCTGAGAAGCCCAGTGGATAAGGAATGTGACCAGGTTATTGACTCAAAAGCAATCCGTGATAGAACTCCGGAGTTTGAATTGGATAGGTTGAGTGAAAATTGTATAACTGTTTCAGCATCTTCATTGGCAGATGATAATAACATAAATGAAGATTCCTATCTTCCTGGGTTTCAAAAGTCTAGTGCTGTTGTTGCTGTAAATTCCCAGGATGTTCACTTGGATAGTGACTTTCTGCCAAAAGTTATTGTTTCATCTACAGAAATCAAGGAGCAAAATTTAGTTGAGGATGCATTTGAAGGATGCGGGTTCCATAGCAATGAGCACAATGCTACCAATCATCATATTGAAGATATGTCTGTAAACATAGAGGGAAATCATGATGTCGATGGAAAGGTGGAACTTCTGCAAATCAATGATGTGGATGAAAAGGCGGAATTTTTGCAAATCAATGATGTGGATGAAAAGATGGAACTCTTGCAAATCAATGATGTAGAAGATGGAAATCATGATGTGGATGAAAAGGTGGAACTTTTGCAAATCAATGATGTAGAAGATGGAAATCATGTTGTGTTGCAAATCAAGGATGTGGATGAAAAGGTGGAACTTTTGCAAATCAATGATGTAGAAGATGAAAATCATGATGTGGATGAAAAGGTGGAACTCTTGCAAATCAATGGTGCAGAAGATGGAAATCGTGATGTGGACGAAAAGGTGGAACTTTTGCAAATAAATGATGTGGACGAAATGGTGGAACTTTTGCAAATCAATGATGTGGATGAAAAGGTGGAACTTTTGCAACTCAATGATGTAGAAGATGGAAATCATGACGTGGATGAAAAGGTGGAACTCTTGCAAATCAACGGGGCGGAAGATGGAAATCGTGATGTGGATGAAAAGGTGGAACTTTTGCAAATCAATGGTGCAGAAGATAAAAATCGTGATGTGGATGAAAAGGTGGAACTTTTGCAAATCAATAATGTAGATGAAAAGGTGGAACTTTTGCAAATCAATGATGTGGAAGATGGAAATCATGATGTGGATGAAAAG GTGGAACTCTTGCAAATCAATGGTGCAGAAGATGGAAATCGTGATGTGGATGAAAAGGTGGAACTTTTGCAAATCAATGATGTGGATGAAAAGGTGGAACTTTTGCAAATTAATGATGTGGATAAAACGGTGGAACTTTTGCAAATCAATGATGTAGAAGATGGAAATCATGACGTGGATGAAAAGGCGGAACTCTTGCAAATCAATGGTGCAGAAGATGGAAATCATGATGTGGATGAAAAGGTGGAACTCTTGCAAATCAATGGTGCAGAAGATGGAAATCATGATGTGGATGAAAAGGTGGAACTGTTGCAAATCAATGGTGCAGACGATGGAAATTGTGATGTGGACGAAAAGGTGGAACTTTTGCAAATCAATGATGTGGATGAAAAGGTGGAACTTTTGCAAATCAACGATGTAGAAGATGGAAATCATGATGTGGATGAAAAGGTGGAACTCTTGCAAATCAATGGTGCAGAAGATGGAAATCATGATGTGGAAGACAAGGTTGAACTTTTGCAAATCAATGATGCTGAAGAAGGTTTGTCGGATATACTGCCTTTAGTTGAAACTCAACTCAATATGAACTTTTTTTCTTCTGAATTTGACTCTTCTATTGAAGTGAGTGAAGATCCCTTTTCAACTGCAGTTTCTTTGATATGTGAGAAGCAGTGTAGTTTAAGTGAAAATTCAAAGTTACTAAGTTCAGATATGCTTGTAAACAAAGATGGAAATCAAGGTGTCGATGAAAAAGTGGAACTTTTGCAAATCAACGGTGCAGAAGAAGGTTCATTAGATATATCTCCTTCAGTTGAAATTCAACTCGAGAATGTTATTTCTGCTGAATTTGATTCTTCTACTAAAGTGAGTGAAGATCCATGTCTTTTAAgtgaaaaatcaaaattattAGCTTCAGAGAATTCAATCTTCAATGCAACAATCCCACAAGGCAGCGAAGTTAGTTCAATGAAACTCAATGAGAACGCTATTTCTGCTGAATTAGGTTCTTCTATTGATGTGAGTGAAGGCCCCTGTCTTTTAAgtgaaaaatcaaaattattAGCTTCAGAGAATTCAATCTTCAACGCAACAATCCCAGAAGGCAGCGAAGTTAGTTCAGTGAAACTCAATAGGAATGCTATTTCTGCTGATTTAGATTCTTCTATTCAAGTGAGTGAAGGCCCCTTTACTAGTGCAGTTGCTTGGAAATCTGAGGAGCAATGTCTTTTAAGTGAAAAATCGAAGTTACTAGATTCAGATAATTCAATCTTCATTGAAACAATCCTACAAGGTAATGAAGTTGGTTCAGTGAACAGTGAAAGTTTATCAGATGCAGCTGTAACTACTGTCTTTGAGAATGATAAGTCTCCTAATACTGACATGGCAAGTCAGTCAAAAGACAAAATCGACTTTCCAGAAGAAGACAACGGCAAAATAATTCATCT CGAAATAGATGCAACTAAAACCAAGCAGGAAGTTCCGATAGCGAAGCCTCCACTGAATGTTGCTCCCTTTACTGAGGAATGGTTAGCTGCAATAGAAGCAGCTGGAGAG GAGATTTTAATGATGAAGAGTGGCGCTGTACAAAACTCTCCTCCTGACAAAGTCCAGAATGAACCGAACCCTTGGTCACCG GtgaagaaaaatcaagagatTGGACCATTTGATTGTACTAAAATAACCAAACATAACATCCAGAGTTCCGATCCATCGTGA